Proteins from a single region of Macaca thibetana thibetana isolate TM-01 chromosome 4, ASM2454274v1, whole genome shotgun sequence:
- the SLC22A1 gene encoding solute carrier family 22 member 1 isoform X2 yields MPTVDDILEQVGEFGWFQKQAFLTLCLMSAAFGPICVGIVFLGFTPDHRCQSPGVAELSQRCGWSHAEELNYTVPGRGPLDEAFLSQCRRYEVDWNQSALSCVDPLASLATNRSHLPLGPCQDGWVYDTPGSSIVTEFNLVCADSWKLDLFQSCLNAGFLFGSLGIGYVADRFGRKLCLLGTVLVNAVSGVLMAFAPNYISMLFFRLLQGLVSKGNWMAGYTLITEFVGSGSRRTVAIMYQMAFTMGLVALTGLAYVLPHWRWLQLAVSLPTFLFLLYYWCVPESPRWLLSQKRNTQAIKIMDHIAQKNGKLPPADLKMLSLEQDVTEKLSPSFADLFRTPRLRKHTFILMYLWFTASVLYQGLILHMGATSGNLYLDFLYSALVEFPGAFITLITIDRVGRIYPTAVSNLLAGAACLVMIFISPDLHWLNIILMCVGRMGITIAFQMICLVNAELYPTFVRGVGPACRGSDATSSGDQGGRFARDHEGRREPWQKSKAQRKHDLP; encoded by the exons ATGCCCACTGTAGATGACATTCTGGAGCAGGTTGGGGAGTTTGGCTGGTTCCAGAAGCAAGCCTTCCTCACCCTATGCCTAATGTCAGCTGCCTTTGGGCCCATCTGTGTGGGCATCGTCTTCCTGGGCTTCACACCTGACCACCGCTGCCAGAGCCCCGGGGTGGCTGAGCTGAGCCAGCGCTGTGGCTGGAGCCATGCGGAGGAGCTAAACTATACAGTTCCAGGCCGAGGGCCTTTGGACGAGGCCTTCCTTAGCCAGTGCAGGCGCTATGAAGTGGACTGGAACCAGAGCGCCCTCAGCTGCGTAGACCCCCTGGCTAGCCTGGCCACCAACAGGAGCCACCTGCCGCTGGGCCCCTGCCAGGATGGTTGGGTGTACGACACTCCTGGCTCCTCCATCGTCACCGAG TTCAACCTGGTATGTGCTGACTCCTGGAAGCTGGACCTCTTTCAGTCCTGTTTGAATGCGGGCTTCTTGTTTGGCTCTCTGGGCATTGGATACGTTGCAGACAG GTTTGGCCGTAAGCTGTGTCTCCTGGGTACCGTGCTGGTCAACGCCGTGTCGGGTGTGCTCATGGCCTTTGCGCCCAACTACATATCCATGCTGTTCTTCCGCCTGCTGCAGGGCCTGGTCAGCAAGGGCAACTGGATGGCCGGCTACACCCTAA TCACAGAATTTGTTGGCTCGGGCTCCAGAAGAACGGTGGCGATCATGTACCAGATGGCCTTCACCATGGGGCTGGTGGCGCTTACCGGGCTGGCCTACGTCCTGCCTCACTGGCGCTGGCTGCAGCTGGCAGTCTCCCTGCCCACCTTCCTCTTCCTGCTCTACTACTG GTGTGTGCCGGAGTCCCCTCGGTGGCTGTTatcacaaaaaagaaacactCAAGCAATAAAGATCATGGACCACATCGCTCAAAAGAATGGGAAGCTGCCTCCTGCTGATTTAAAG aTGCTCTCCCTCGAACAGGATGTCACTGAAAAGCTGAGCCCTTCGTTTGCAGACCTGTTCCGCACGCCACGCCTGAGGAAGCACACCTTCATCCTGATGTACCTGTG GTTCACCGCCTCTGTGCTCTATCAGGGGCTGATCCTGCACATGGGCGCCACCAGCGGGAACCTCTACCTGGATTTCCTTTACTCCGCACTGGTCGAATTCCCGGGGGCCTTCATCACCCTCATCACCATTGACCGCGTGGGCCGCATCTACCCCACAGCCGTGTCAAATCTGTTGGCGGGAGCAGCCTGCCTTgtcatgatttttatttcacCTG ACCTGCACTGGTTAAACATCATACTCATGTGTGTTGGCCGAATGGGAATCACCATTGCATTCCAAATGATCTGCCTGGTGAATGCTGAGCTGTACCCTACATTTGTCAG